A region from the Corallococcus silvisoli genome encodes:
- a CDS encoding response regulator, with protein MAFQDTTHDAEQEETPWAPGYEAPATRPRVLIAEDDREMRRMLVRALQRRGCDVHEVPNGRELLGTLTRGLAGVEGAAPDVIITDVRMPGVTGLEALARLRRVDWATPVILITAFGDAATHAEAMRLGAAFVFDKPFDLDVLCGAVTRLIGEG; from the coding sequence ATGGCGTTCCAGGACACGACACACGACGCGGAGCAGGAGGAGACGCCGTGGGCGCCGGGCTACGAGGCCCCCGCCACGCGGCCCCGGGTGTTGATCGCCGAGGACGACCGGGAGATGCGCCGCATGCTGGTGCGCGCGCTCCAGCGGCGCGGCTGTGACGTGCACGAGGTGCCCAACGGGCGCGAGCTGCTGGGCACGCTGACGCGGGGCCTGGCGGGCGTGGAGGGCGCGGCGCCGGACGTCATCATCACGGACGTGCGCATGCCGGGCGTCACCGGACTGGAGGCCCTGGCGCGCCTGCGCCGGGTGGACTGGGCCACGCCGGTCATCCTCATCACCGCCTTCGGCGACGCCGCCACCCACGCGGAGGCGATGCGCCTGGGCGCCGCGTTCGTCTTCGACAAGCCGTTCGACCTGGACGTGCTCTGCGGAGCGGTGACGCGCCTCATCGGGGAGGGGTGA
- a CDS encoding response regulator, producing MTNAPPHEAAASPVRILVAEDDDAMRAMLVRTLVRAGYTVVEVEDGFELGDYVAMMQGQGGTLAPPDLIVSDVRMPGRSGLEALKRLREQGIACPVLLLSAFADDETHAEALRLGARQLLDKPVDLDVLKAAVREAVARP from the coding sequence ATGACCAACGCCCCCCCGCATGAAGCAGCCGCGTCCCCCGTGCGCATCCTGGTGGCCGAGGACGACGACGCGATGCGGGCCATGCTCGTGCGCACGCTGGTGCGCGCGGGCTACACGGTGGTGGAGGTGGAGGACGGCTTCGAGCTGGGGGACTACGTGGCCATGATGCAGGGCCAGGGCGGCACGCTCGCGCCGCCGGACCTCATCGTCAGCGACGTGCGCATGCCGGGCCGCAGCGGCCTGGAGGCCCTGAAGCGGCTGCGCGAGCAGGGCATCGCGTGCCCCGTCCTCCTGCTCAGCGCCTTCGCGGACGACGAGACGCACGCGGAGGCCCTGCGGCTGGGCGCGCGCCAGCTGCTGGACAAGCCGGTGGACCTGGACGTGCTGAAGGCGGCGGTGCGTGAAGCGGTGGCGCGGCCCTAA
- the dctA gene encoding C4-dicarboxylate transporter DctA yields MSADTAEAGHPKSSSRLYLWVLAAIFAGGLLGHLLPATAVKLKPLGDAFIALVKMLISPVIFLTVVLGVANVADMKKVGRVGGKALLYFEVISTFALLIGALVVTVLKPGSGFNVDPRTLDASAVARFAQQAHDQSTTGFLLHIIPRTFVDAFTGEGDLLQVLLLALLFGFSLTALGATARPVVVLLEALSKAFFHMIGTVMKLAPIGAGASMAFTLGAYGVTSLGPLLRLMGCFYLACGLFVVGVLGVVARLTGFSILKFLRYIRAELLLVLGTSSSESALVPLMQKLERLGCSKSVVGLVVPSGYSFNLDGTNIYLTMAALFVAQALNVDLTLTQTATLLGVAMLTSKGASGVTGAGFITLAATLAVVPSVPVAGLALILGIDRFMSEARALTNFIGNGVASIVVSRWEGELDRDRLHAELHGQPLPAPQAPGAEPEEMPG; encoded by the coding sequence ATGAGCGCCGACACCGCGGAAGCCGGACACCCGAAGTCCTCCTCGCGCCTCTACCTGTGGGTCCTGGCGGCCATCTTCGCCGGGGGCCTCCTGGGTCACCTCCTCCCGGCCACGGCGGTGAAGCTCAAGCCGCTGGGCGACGCGTTCATCGCGCTGGTGAAGATGCTCATCTCCCCGGTCATCTTCCTGACCGTGGTGCTGGGGGTCGCCAACGTGGCGGACATGAAGAAGGTGGGCCGGGTGGGCGGCAAGGCGCTGCTCTACTTCGAGGTCATCTCCACGTTCGCGCTGCTCATCGGCGCGCTGGTGGTGACGGTGCTCAAGCCCGGGTCCGGCTTCAACGTGGATCCCCGCACGCTGGACGCGAGCGCCGTGGCCCGCTTCGCCCAGCAGGCGCACGACCAGTCCACCACGGGCTTCCTGCTGCACATCATCCCGCGCACCTTCGTGGACGCCTTCACCGGCGAGGGCGACCTGCTCCAGGTGCTGCTGCTGGCGCTGCTGTTCGGCTTCTCCCTCACCGCGCTGGGCGCCACCGCGAGGCCCGTGGTCGTCCTCCTGGAGGCGCTGTCCAAGGCCTTCTTCCACATGATTGGCACCGTGATGAAGCTGGCGCCCATTGGCGCGGGGGCCTCCATGGCCTTCACCCTGGGCGCCTACGGCGTCACCAGCCTGGGCCCGCTGCTGCGCCTGATGGGCTGCTTCTACCTGGCGTGCGGCCTCTTCGTGGTGGGCGTGCTGGGCGTGGTGGCGCGGCTGACGGGCTTCTCCATCCTGAAGTTCCTGCGCTACATCCGCGCGGAGCTGCTCCTGGTGCTGGGCACGTCGTCGTCGGAGTCCGCGCTGGTGCCGCTGATGCAGAAGCTGGAGCGGCTGGGCTGCTCCAAGTCCGTGGTGGGGCTGGTGGTGCCCAGCGGCTACTCGTTCAACCTGGACGGCACCAACATCTACCTGACCATGGCGGCGCTGTTCGTGGCCCAGGCGCTCAACGTGGACCTCACCCTCACCCAGACGGCCACGCTGCTGGGCGTGGCGATGCTCACGTCCAAGGGCGCCTCCGGCGTGACGGGCGCGGGCTTCATCACCCTGGCCGCCACGCTGGCGGTGGTGCCGTCCGTGCCGGTGGCCGGCCTGGCGCTCATCCTGGGCATCGACCGGTTCATGAGCGAGGCGCGCGCGCTCACCAACTTCATCGGCAACGGCGTCGCCAGCATCGTCGTCTCCCGCTGGGAGGGGGAGCTGGACCGCGACCGGCTCCACGCCGAGCTCCACGGCCAGCCGCTGCCCGCCCCCCAGGCGCCCGGCGCCGAGCCCGAGGAGATGCCCGGTTAG
- a CDS encoding sensor histidine kinase yields the protein MKLARKFTLALVLLAVAVMAGLQAFQVHQELTRSEIDSQHDHRLLGHTLAGSIGKAWQLAGEAEALTLLNQANRFQEQVRLRWVWLDGGPGSGFAPALPPALLLSLRAGHDGWLMDTSSSPGVLRSYTPVFLGRRAGAIEITESLSEQEQHVHTTVVGTVIATAALSVFFLLAAMAMGRKLVGQPVEQLVHLAGRIGEGDLTARVPLRNERGDELTTLAVAMNRMGEQLEETRARLASETAARLATVEHLRHADRLTTVGKLASGVAHELGTPLNVVMGRAKMVSSGEAEGEEVGECARIIFQQAQHMTGIIRQLLDFARRRAPSRAPEDLSLLAERTLALLKPMATKRGVALSQEVPQGFTVEVDAGQFQQVLTNLVMNGLHAMNRPGTLRVRSQVLRATPPADVGGPEQDWVRLDVEDEGTGIAPDVLPHVFEPFFTTKDVGEGTGLGLSVSYGMVRDHGGWIDVKSEPGRGSCFSIYLPPGTHACQAAS from the coding sequence GTGAAGCTCGCTCGCAAATTCACCCTGGCCCTCGTGCTGCTCGCCGTCGCCGTGATGGCCGGGCTCCAGGCGTTCCAGGTCCACCAGGAGCTCACCCGGTCGGAGATCGACTCGCAGCACGACCACCGCCTGCTCGGCCACACGCTGGCCGGCTCCATTGGCAAGGCGTGGCAGCTGGCGGGCGAGGCCGAGGCCCTCACGCTCCTCAACCAGGCCAACCGCTTCCAGGAGCAGGTGCGGCTGCGCTGGGTGTGGCTGGACGGCGGGCCGGGCTCCGGCTTCGCGCCGGCGCTGCCCCCCGCGCTGCTGCTCAGCCTGCGCGCGGGCCACGACGGCTGGTTGATGGACACGTCCAGCAGCCCGGGCGTGCTGCGCTCGTACACGCCGGTGTTCCTGGGCCGGCGCGCGGGCGCCATCGAAATCACCGAGTCCCTGTCCGAGCAGGAGCAGCACGTGCACACCACGGTGGTGGGCACGGTCATCGCCACCGCCGCGCTCTCCGTGTTCTTCCTGCTGGCCGCCATGGCCATGGGCCGAAAGCTGGTGGGGCAGCCCGTGGAGCAGTTGGTGCATCTGGCGGGGCGCATTGGAGAGGGCGACCTCACGGCGCGAGTGCCCTTGCGCAACGAGCGCGGCGACGAACTGACGACGTTGGCGGTGGCCATGAACCGGATGGGCGAGCAGTTGGAGGAGACGCGGGCGCGGCTGGCGTCGGAGACGGCGGCGCGGCTGGCCACGGTGGAGCACCTGCGCCACGCGGACCGGCTCACCACGGTGGGCAAGCTGGCGTCGGGCGTGGCGCACGAGCTGGGCACGCCGCTCAACGTGGTGATGGGCCGCGCGAAGATGGTGTCCTCCGGGGAAGCGGAGGGCGAGGAGGTGGGCGAGTGCGCCCGCATCATCTTCCAGCAGGCGCAGCACATGACCGGCATCATCCGCCAGCTGCTGGACTTCGCCCGGCGGAGGGCGCCGTCGCGCGCGCCGGAGGACCTGTCGCTGCTGGCCGAGCGCACCCTGGCGCTGCTCAAGCCCATGGCCACCAAGCGCGGCGTCGCGCTGTCGCAGGAGGTGCCCCAGGGCTTCACGGTGGAGGTGGACGCGGGGCAGTTCCAGCAGGTGCTCACCAACCTGGTGATGAACGGCCTCCACGCGATGAACCGGCCGGGCACCCTGCGGGTGCGCTCGCAGGTGCTGCGCGCCACGCCGCCCGCGGACGTGGGCGGGCCGGAGCAGGACTGGGTGCGGCTGGACGTGGAGGACGAGGGCACGGGCATCGCGCCGGACGTGCTGCCCCACGTCTTCGAGCCCTTCTTCACCACCAAGGACGTGGGCGAGGGAACGGGCCTGGGTCTGTCCGTCTCCTATGGGATGGTGCGGGACCACGGCGGCTGGATTGACGTGAAGAGCGAGCCGGGCCGTGGGAGTTGTTTCTCCATCTATCTGCCGCCGGGGACGCACGCATGCCAGGCCGCATCCTGA
- the cheB gene encoding chemotaxis-specific protein-glutamate methyltransferase CheB: MTLRVLVVDDSAFARKVLRKVLSEAEGLEVVGTARDGLDALERVAELKPDVITLDLVMPALDGPGFLRALSGMPDAPRVVVVSSADADSDLAVAALQAGAVDLVHKPTALATDRLYELGAELVEKVRIAGRAVPRYAQELAAVGARAARPLSPAASPKLLAVGTSTGGPQALTRLLAALPRDFPAPVVLALHIPAGYTEAVAKRLDSQSALEVVEATDGLELRPGRVVLARAGLHLRVQRHGALDLARLDRQPLGTPHHPSVDVLFQSAAEGWGRDAVALVLTGMGEDGLQGARAVRAAGGVVLTEAESSCVVYGMPRAVAEAGLSHGSAPLDELVPLLGRYIP; this comes from the coding sequence ATGACGTTGCGCGTGCTGGTGGTGGATGACTCGGCGTTCGCGCGCAAGGTGCTGCGCAAGGTGCTGTCGGAGGCGGAGGGCCTGGAGGTGGTGGGCACCGCCCGCGACGGGCTGGACGCGCTGGAGCGCGTGGCGGAGCTCAAGCCGGACGTCATCACGCTGGACCTGGTGATGCCGGCGCTGGACGGCCCGGGCTTCCTGCGCGCGCTGTCCGGGATGCCGGACGCGCCCCGCGTGGTGGTGGTGAGCAGCGCGGACGCGGACAGCGACCTGGCGGTGGCCGCGCTCCAGGCGGGCGCGGTGGACCTGGTGCACAAGCCCACGGCGCTCGCCACCGACCGGCTCTACGAGCTGGGCGCGGAGCTGGTGGAGAAGGTGCGCATCGCGGGCCGAGCGGTGCCGCGCTACGCGCAGGAGCTGGCGGCCGTGGGCGCCCGGGCGGCGAGGCCGCTGTCCCCGGCGGCGTCCCCGAAGCTGCTGGCGGTGGGCACGTCCACGGGCGGGCCGCAGGCCCTGACGCGGCTGTTGGCGGCGCTGCCCCGGGACTTCCCCGCGCCGGTGGTGCTCGCGCTGCACATCCCCGCCGGCTACACGGAGGCCGTGGCGAAGCGGCTGGACTCCCAGAGCGCGCTGGAGGTGGTGGAGGCGACGGACGGCCTGGAGCTCCGGCCGGGCCGCGTGGTGCTGGCCCGCGCGGGGTTGCACCTGCGGGTGCAGCGGCACGGGGCGCTGGACCTGGCGCGCCTGGACCGCCAGCCGCTGGGCACGCCGCACCACCCCTCCGTGGACGTGCTCTTCCAGAGCGCGGCGGAGGGCTGGGGGCGGGACGCCGTGGCGCTGGTGCTCACCGGCATGGGCGAGGACGGGCTCCAGGGCGCCCGGGCCGTGCGCGCCGCGGGCGGCGTGGTGCTGACGGAGGCGGAGTCGTCCTGCGTGGTGTACGGCATGCCGCGCGCGGTGGCTGAGGCCGGGCTGTCGCACGGCAGCGCGCCGCTGGATGAGCTGGTGCCCCTGCTCGGGCGGTACATCCCCTGA
- a CDS encoding CheR family methyltransferase → MSTLPLSPQVLAILAMLIEQRAGLHYGLEDRELLAEKLSTRAIDAGFDSLLDYYYFLRYDPKGTEALDALVEALLVHETYFFREPQALEVLVDELLVPQVRAGRRPRVWCAACSTGEEPLTLAMLLDARGVLGDVSLLATDLSARALERARTGEHNLRCMRALPQGVEGRWLDVVNGRPRVRPELVAAVEWRQLNLVDTADFPPPESCDAVLCRNVLIYFQDATARRVVDGITRTLKPGGHLLVGTSESLMRFGTALRCEERRGAFFYGKAGP, encoded by the coding sequence ATGAGCACGCTGCCGTTGTCACCGCAGGTCCTGGCCATCCTCGCGATGCTCATCGAGCAGCGCGCGGGCCTGCACTATGGCCTGGAGGACCGGGAGCTGCTGGCGGAGAAGCTGTCCACGCGGGCCATCGACGCGGGGTTCGACTCGCTGCTCGACTACTACTACTTCCTCCGCTACGACCCGAAGGGCACGGAGGCGCTGGACGCGCTGGTGGAGGCGCTGCTGGTGCATGAGACGTACTTCTTCCGCGAGCCCCAGGCGCTGGAGGTGCTGGTGGACGAGCTGCTCGTGCCCCAGGTGCGCGCCGGCCGCCGTCCCCGCGTGTGGTGCGCGGCGTGCTCCACCGGCGAGGAGCCCCTGACGCTGGCCATGCTCCTGGACGCGCGGGGCGTGCTGGGCGACGTGTCCCTCCTGGCCACGGACCTGAGCGCGCGGGCGCTGGAGCGCGCCAGGACGGGGGAGCACAACCTGCGCTGCATGCGCGCGCTGCCCCAGGGCGTGGAGGGCCGCTGGCTGGACGTGGTGAACGGCCGTCCGCGCGTGCGGCCGGAGCTGGTGGCCGCGGTGGAGTGGCGGCAGCTCAACCTGGTGGACACCGCGGACTTCCCCCCGCCGGAGAGCTGCGATGCGGTCCTCTGCCGCAACGTGCTCATCTACTTCCAGGACGCCACCGCGCGCCGCGTGGTGGACGGCATCACCCGGACGCTGAAGCCCGGCGGGCACCTGCTGGTGGGCACGTCGGAGTCGCTGATGCGCTTCGGCACGGCGCTGCGGTGCGAGGAGCGTCGCGGCGCGTTCTTCTACGGCAAGGCGGGCCCATGA
- a CDS encoding PAS domain-containing sensor histidine kinase, with product MAHVPARPRSRSSAPPSSDAPGLGLLALLEGLPEAFLGVDADWCVTYLSPRMRELLADRAQPGDDVRKKVADLLGLGPHLRLEAPATGQPAVRYEHRWPEGDLCFDVSARPVEGGLLVHCRDISREYMARQELQRAGQLFQAVMEGTTDAIYIKDLDGRYQVINSAGARALGRTVSEVREHTDAELFPPEEARVNLRHDRDVLEAGQPLTYEDSQQGPDGDVRVWLSTKGPLRDPEGNVFGLFGISRDITQRKWAEEEVRRHSEFQEHLMGIISHDIRSPLGAIMNWSRVLAAGGPAEETARTSQRIATAAVRIERLTRLLLDFTRARLVGGVVIEPRGADTQELLAKVAHEFRVAFPKRHIEVEHKGNTQGQWDPDRLAQVVSNLVENALKYSPADAPVCLSTRGLRNKVVVSVHNEGRPIPEATLPHLFEPFRQGPQQTRTLKMSYGLGLYIVREIVHAHGGTIDVTSTEDDGTTFTVTLPRRAPPKKGPPPEPPPPPPAHRP from the coding sequence ATGGCCCACGTCCCCGCCCGCCCGCGCTCCCGCTCCTCCGCTCCGCCTTCGTCGGACGCGCCTGGCCTGGGTCTGCTCGCACTGCTGGAGGGACTGCCGGAGGCCTTCCTCGGCGTGGACGCCGACTGGTGCGTCACCTACCTGAGCCCCCGCATGCGCGAGCTGCTCGCGGATCGCGCCCAGCCAGGGGACGACGTGCGCAAGAAGGTGGCGGACCTGCTGGGCCTGGGGCCCCACCTGCGCCTGGAGGCCCCCGCCACCGGACAGCCCGCCGTGCGCTACGAGCACCGCTGGCCCGAAGGCGACCTCTGCTTCGACGTGAGCGCCCGCCCCGTGGAGGGCGGCCTGCTGGTGCACTGCCGCGACATCAGCCGCGAATACATGGCCCGGCAGGAGCTCCAGCGCGCCGGCCAGCTCTTCCAGGCGGTGATGGAGGGCACCACCGACGCCATCTACATCAAGGACCTGGACGGCCGTTACCAGGTCATCAACTCCGCGGGCGCCAGGGCCCTGGGCCGCACCGTGTCCGAGGTGCGCGAGCACACCGACGCGGAGCTGTTCCCCCCCGAGGAGGCCCGCGTCAACCTCCGGCACGACCGGGACGTGCTGGAGGCGGGCCAGCCGCTCACCTACGAGGACTCCCAGCAGGGCCCCGACGGAGACGTGCGCGTGTGGCTGTCCACCAAGGGCCCCCTGCGCGACCCCGAAGGCAACGTGTTCGGCCTGTTCGGCATCAGCCGCGACATCACCCAGCGCAAGTGGGCGGAAGAAGAGGTGCGCCGGCACTCCGAGTTCCAGGAACACCTGATGGGCATCATCAGCCACGACATCCGCAGCCCGCTCGGCGCCATCATGAACTGGTCGCGCGTGCTGGCGGCGGGCGGCCCCGCGGAGGAGACGGCGCGCACCAGCCAGCGCATCGCCACCGCGGCGGTGCGCATCGAGCGGCTGACCCGCCTGCTGCTGGACTTCACCCGCGCGCGGCTGGTGGGCGGCGTCGTCATTGAACCGCGCGGCGCGGACACGCAGGAGCTGCTCGCCAAGGTGGCGCACGAGTTCCGCGTGGCCTTCCCCAAGCGGCACATCGAGGTGGAGCACAAGGGCAACACCCAGGGCCAGTGGGACCCGGACCGGCTGGCCCAGGTGGTGTCCAACCTGGTGGAGAACGCCCTCAAGTACAGCCCGGCGGACGCGCCCGTGTGCCTGTCCACGCGGGGCCTGCGCAACAAGGTGGTGGTCAGCGTCCACAACGAGGGCCGCCCCATCCCGGAGGCCACCCTGCCCCACCTCTTCGAACCCTTCCGCCAGGGTCCGCAGCAGACGCGCACGCTGAAGATGAGCTACGGCCTGGGCCTCTACATCGTGCGGGAGATCGTCCACGCCCACGGCGGCACCATCGACGTCACCTCCACCGAGGACGACGGCACCACCTTCACCGTCACGCTGCCGCGCCGCGCGCCGCCCAAGAAGGGGCCGCCGCCCGAGCCGCCTCCCCCGCCCCCCGCGCACCGGCCCTGA
- a CDS encoding sigma-54-dependent transcriptional regulator, giving the protein MPGRILIVEDEREMRAMVEKGLQRRGFQPVAVAAADEALQRLSGEDFDTVLTDLRMPGMDGLALCERIVLNRPDIPVVVVTAFGSLETAVAAIRAGAYDFITKPIDLDALVLVLERAVQHRALRAEVRRLRQALDQRQDDGVLVGESPALKQAYALIDRVADVDATVLITGESGTGKEVAARALHARGRRKEGPFVAINCAAMPEQLLESELFGHAKGAFTDAKASRTGLFVKANGGTLFLDEVGELPMTLQPKLLRALQERVVRPVGGDTETPFDARIVAATNRDLELAVEESRFREDLYYRLNVIGLELPPLRARGNDVLLLSQRFVEQFASRTGKKVDGLSPAAAQRLLAYGWPGNVRELQNCIERAVALTSFEQLTVDDLPERIRNYSTPRVVPENTDASELVTLEELERRYIHRVLEAVGGSRTLAARILGVDRKTLYRKLERGDAEAKESREAKKP; this is encoded by the coding sequence ATGCCAGGCCGCATCCTGATTGTCGAAGACGAGCGCGAGATGCGCGCCATGGTGGAGAAGGGCCTCCAGCGCCGGGGCTTCCAGCCCGTGGCCGTGGCCGCGGCGGACGAGGCCCTCCAGCGCCTGTCCGGCGAGGACTTCGACACGGTGCTCACCGACCTGCGCATGCCGGGCATGGACGGCCTGGCGCTGTGCGAGCGCATCGTGCTCAACCGGCCGGACATCCCGGTGGTGGTGGTGACGGCCTTCGGCAGCCTGGAGACGGCGGTGGCCGCCATCCGCGCGGGCGCCTATGACTTCATCACCAAGCCCATCGACCTGGACGCCTTGGTGCTGGTGCTGGAGCGCGCCGTGCAGCACCGCGCCCTGCGCGCGGAGGTGCGGCGGCTGCGCCAGGCGTTGGATCAACGCCAGGACGACGGCGTGCTCGTGGGGGAGAGCCCCGCCCTGAAGCAGGCGTACGCGCTCATCGACCGGGTGGCGGACGTGGACGCCACGGTGCTGATCACCGGTGAGAGCGGCACGGGCAAGGAGGTGGCCGCGAGGGCGCTTCATGCGCGCGGCCGGCGCAAGGAGGGGCCCTTCGTGGCCATCAACTGCGCGGCGATGCCGGAGCAGCTGTTGGAGAGCGAGCTGTTCGGCCACGCCAAGGGGGCCTTCACCGACGCGAAGGCCTCGCGCACGGGCCTGTTCGTGAAGGCCAACGGCGGCACGCTGTTCCTGGACGAGGTGGGCGAGCTGCCCATGACGCTCCAGCCGAAGCTGCTGCGCGCGTTGCAGGAGCGCGTGGTGCGTCCGGTGGGTGGGGACACGGAGACGCCGTTCGACGCGCGCATCGTCGCGGCGACGAACCGCGACCTGGAGCTGGCGGTGGAGGAGAGCCGCTTCCGCGAGGACCTGTACTACCGGCTCAACGTCATTGGCCTGGAGCTGCCCCCGCTGCGCGCGCGCGGCAACGACGTGCTGCTGCTGTCGCAGCGCTTCGTGGAGCAGTTCGCGTCGCGCACGGGCAAGAAGGTGGACGGGCTGTCACCGGCGGCGGCGCAGCGCCTGCTGGCGTACGGGTGGCCGGGCAACGTGCGCGAGCTGCAGAACTGCATCGAGCGCGCGGTGGCGCTCACGTCCTTCGAGCAGCTCACGGTGGACGACCTGCCGGAGCGCATCCGCAACTACAGCACGCCGCGCGTGGTGCCGGAGAACACGGACGCGTCGGAGCTGGTGACGCTGGAGGAGCTGGAGCGCCGCTACATCCACCGCGTGCTGGAGGCGGTGGGCGGCAGCCGGACGCTGGCGGCGCGCATCCTGGGCGTGGACCGCAAGACGCTCTACCGCAAGCTGGAGCGCGGCGACGCGGAGGCGAAGGAGTCGCGCGAGGCGAAGAAGCCCTGA